From Magnolia sinica isolate HGM2019 chromosome 13, MsV1, whole genome shotgun sequence, one genomic window encodes:
- the LOC131223224 gene encoding nudix hydrolase 19, chloroplastic isoform X3 — MLSSLRFSSYSILSSQTLTLGERRSAFSSIMAIHLQAHAFAGNPLRTKNPKPVHPISLTSALETLKNLLLGNTVEPFSPDFRILPFRKGKPLATSSASVANSTPVWRLGWIGFSSCKEILGKFGIGLAEGSLVYLGSESSEEGGVVYWAIDVSSAVGDLGLELRDGGFSFVELRTLMVATDWADDRMMGELAIGGHAKALLEWHNTSRFCGHCGARTIPIDAGRRKQCIDEACKKRIYPRVDPVVIMLVIDKANDRALLSRQSRFVPRMWSCLAGFIEPGESLEEAVKRETWEETGIEVGEVLYHSSQPWPVGPNSMPCQLMVGFFAYAKSFKIRVDKEELEDAQWHSREDVKKALTFAEYEKAQRTNAVKVDQMCKGVEKGQNLSSDFNVESGELAQMFIPGPFAIAHHLISSWVNQVTPDSIESPSKQSTSTSSL; from the exons ATGCTCTCTTCTCTTCGCTTCTCCTCCTATAGCATCCTCTCCTCTCAAAccttaaccctaggagagagaagatcaGCATTCTCTTCAATCATGGCTATCCATCTGCAGGCCCACGCCTTCGCAGGCAATCCACTCAGAACCAAAAACCCAAAACCAGTCCACCCAATTTCCCTCACTTCCGCCCTCGAAACCCTTAAAAATCTCCTCTTGGGAAACACCGTCGAGCCGTTCTCGCCGGATTTCAGGATCTTGCCCTTCCGGAAAGGCAAGCCTCTGGCCACTTCGTCAGCCTCCGTCGCTAATTCCACTCCTGTTTGGCGTTTAGGTTGGATCGGTTTTTCTAGTTGCAAGGAGATTTTGGGTAAATTTGGAATTGGGTTGGCTGAGGGTTCTCTGGTTTATCTTGGATCGGAGTCGTCAGAGGAGGGGGGAGTTGTTTATTGGGCTATTGATGTTTCCTCCGCTGTGGGCGATTTGGGTCTTGAATTGCGGGATGGGGGGTTCTCATTTGTTGAGCTGCGGACGCTGATGGTTGCCACGGACTGGGCTGATGACCGCATGATGGGAGAACTGGCGATTGGTGGTCAT GCCAAGGCATTGCTAGAATGGCACAACACATCACGTTTCTGCGGTCACTGTGGTGCAAGAACAATACCTATTGATGCAGGGAGACGGAAGCAATGCATCGATGAAGCATGCAAGAAGAGAATTTATCCTCGTGTTGATCCA GTTGTCATTATGTTGGTCATTGATAAAGCCAATGATCGTGCACTTTTAAGCCGCCAATCAAGATTTGTACCCCGGATGTGGAGTTGCCTTGCTGGTTTTATAGAG CCAGGAGAAAGCTTGGAAGAGGCGGTAAAGAGAGAAACATGGGAAGAGACTGGTATTGAAGTGGGCGAAGTTCTCTATCATAGTTCTCAACCATGGCCTG TCGGTCCAAATAGCATGCCATGCCAGTTGATGGTGGGATTCTTCGCGTATGCCAAATCATTCAAAATACGTGTCGACAAGGAGGAGCTAGAAG ATGCTCAATGGCACAGTAGGGAAGACGTGAAGAAAGCATTGACTTTTGCTGAGTATGAGAAAGCTCAGAGGACAAATGCAGTCAAAGTAGACCAAATGTGCAAGGGTGTAGAGAAAGGGCAGAACTTATCCTCCGATTTCAATGTGGAAAGCGGAGAGCTAGCACAGATGTTCATACCTGGACCCTTTGCTATCGCCCACCACCTGATCTCTTCGTGGGTCAATCAGGTCACACCGGACAGCATTGAATCACCGTCGAAACAATCCACTTCCACATCCAGCTTGTAG
- the LOC131223224 gene encoding nudix hydrolase 19, chloroplastic isoform X1 — MLSSLRFSSYSILSSQTLTLGERRSAFSSIMAIHLQAHAFAGNPLRTKNPKPVHPISLTSALETLKNLLLGNTVEPFSPDFRILPFRKGKPLATSSASVANSTPVWRLGWIGFSSCKEILGKFGIGLAEGSLVYLGSESSEEGGVVYWAIDVSSAVGDLGLELRDGGFSFVELRTLMVATDWADDRMMGELAIGGHTLRILIIPELLWGDQAKALLEWHNTSRFCGHCGARTIPIDAGRRKQCIDEACKKRIYPRVDPVVIMLVIDKANDRALLSRQSRFVPRMWSCLAGFIEPGESLEEAVKRETWEETGIEVGEVLYHSSQPWPVGPNSMPCQLMVGFFAYAKSFKIRVDKEELEDAQWHSREDVKKALTFAEYEKAQRTNAVKVDQMCKGVEKGQNLSSDFNVESGELAQMFIPGPFAIAHHLISSWVNQVTPDSIESPSKQSTSTSSL, encoded by the exons ATGCTCTCTTCTCTTCGCTTCTCCTCCTATAGCATCCTCTCCTCTCAAAccttaaccctaggagagagaagatcaGCATTCTCTTCAATCATGGCTATCCATCTGCAGGCCCACGCCTTCGCAGGCAATCCACTCAGAACCAAAAACCCAAAACCAGTCCACCCAATTTCCCTCACTTCCGCCCTCGAAACCCTTAAAAATCTCCTCTTGGGAAACACCGTCGAGCCGTTCTCGCCGGATTTCAGGATCTTGCCCTTCCGGAAAGGCAAGCCTCTGGCCACTTCGTCAGCCTCCGTCGCTAATTCCACTCCTGTTTGGCGTTTAGGTTGGATCGGTTTTTCTAGTTGCAAGGAGATTTTGGGTAAATTTGGAATTGGGTTGGCTGAGGGTTCTCTGGTTTATCTTGGATCGGAGTCGTCAGAGGAGGGGGGAGTTGTTTATTGGGCTATTGATGTTTCCTCCGCTGTGGGCGATTTGGGTCTTGAATTGCGGGATGGGGGGTTCTCATTTGTTGAGCTGCGGACGCTGATGGTTGCCACGGACTGGGCTGATGACCGCATGATGGGAGAACTGGCGATTGGTGGTCAT ACACTGAGGATCCTCATAATTCCAGAATTACTCTGGGGAG aTCAGGCCAAGGCATTGCTAGAATGGCACAACACATCACGTTTCTGCGGTCACTGTGGTGCAAGAACAATACCTATTGATGCAGGGAGACGGAAGCAATGCATCGATGAAGCATGCAAGAAGAGAATTTATCCTCGTGTTGATCCA GTTGTCATTATGTTGGTCATTGATAAAGCCAATGATCGTGCACTTTTAAGCCGCCAATCAAGATTTGTACCCCGGATGTGGAGTTGCCTTGCTGGTTTTATAGAG CCAGGAGAAAGCTTGGAAGAGGCGGTAAAGAGAGAAACATGGGAAGAGACTGGTATTGAAGTGGGCGAAGTTCTCTATCATAGTTCTCAACCATGGCCTG TCGGTCCAAATAGCATGCCATGCCAGTTGATGGTGGGATTCTTCGCGTATGCCAAATCATTCAAAATACGTGTCGACAAGGAGGAGCTAGAAG ATGCTCAATGGCACAGTAGGGAAGACGTGAAGAAAGCATTGACTTTTGCTGAGTATGAGAAAGCTCAGAGGACAAATGCAGTCAAAGTAGACCAAATGTGCAAGGGTGTAGAGAAAGGGCAGAACTTATCCTCCGATTTCAATGTGGAAAGCGGAGAGCTAGCACAGATGTTCATACCTGGACCCTTTGCTATCGCCCACCACCTGATCTCTTCGTGGGTCAATCAGGTCACACCGGACAGCATTGAATCACCGTCGAAACAATCCACTTCCACATCCAGCTTGTAG
- the LOC131223224 gene encoding nudix hydrolase 19, chloroplastic isoform X2, whose product MLSSLRFSSYSILSSQTLTLGERRSAFSSIMAIHLQAHAFAGNPLRTKNPKPVHPISLTSALETLKNLLLGNTVEPFSPDFRILPFRKGKPLATSSASVANSTPVWRLGWIGFSSCKEILGKFGIGLAEGSLVYLGSESSEEGGVVYWAIDVSSAVGDLGLELRDGGFSFVELRTLMVATDWADDRMMGELAIGGHVSGAASCLSIYQAKALLEWHNTSRFCGHCGARTIPIDAGRRKQCIDEACKKRIYPRVDPVVIMLVIDKANDRALLSRQSRFVPRMWSCLAGFIEPGESLEEAVKRETWEETGIEVGEVLYHSSQPWPVGPNSMPCQLMVGFFAYAKSFKIRVDKEELEDAQWHSREDVKKALTFAEYEKAQRTNAVKVDQMCKGVEKGQNLSSDFNVESGELAQMFIPGPFAIAHHLISSWVNQVTPDSIESPSKQSTSTSSL is encoded by the exons ATGCTCTCTTCTCTTCGCTTCTCCTCCTATAGCATCCTCTCCTCTCAAAccttaaccctaggagagagaagatcaGCATTCTCTTCAATCATGGCTATCCATCTGCAGGCCCACGCCTTCGCAGGCAATCCACTCAGAACCAAAAACCCAAAACCAGTCCACCCAATTTCCCTCACTTCCGCCCTCGAAACCCTTAAAAATCTCCTCTTGGGAAACACCGTCGAGCCGTTCTCGCCGGATTTCAGGATCTTGCCCTTCCGGAAAGGCAAGCCTCTGGCCACTTCGTCAGCCTCCGTCGCTAATTCCACTCCTGTTTGGCGTTTAGGTTGGATCGGTTTTTCTAGTTGCAAGGAGATTTTGGGTAAATTTGGAATTGGGTTGGCTGAGGGTTCTCTGGTTTATCTTGGATCGGAGTCGTCAGAGGAGGGGGGAGTTGTTTATTGGGCTATTGATGTTTCCTCCGCTGTGGGCGATTTGGGTCTTGAATTGCGGGATGGGGGGTTCTCATTTGTTGAGCTGCGGACGCTGATGGTTGCCACGGACTGGGCTGATGACCGCATGATGGGAGAACTGGCGATTGGTGGTCATGTAAGTGGTGCTGCTTCTTGCTTGTCTATAT aTCAGGCCAAGGCATTGCTAGAATGGCACAACACATCACGTTTCTGCGGTCACTGTGGTGCAAGAACAATACCTATTGATGCAGGGAGACGGAAGCAATGCATCGATGAAGCATGCAAGAAGAGAATTTATCCTCGTGTTGATCCA GTTGTCATTATGTTGGTCATTGATAAAGCCAATGATCGTGCACTTTTAAGCCGCCAATCAAGATTTGTACCCCGGATGTGGAGTTGCCTTGCTGGTTTTATAGAG CCAGGAGAAAGCTTGGAAGAGGCGGTAAAGAGAGAAACATGGGAAGAGACTGGTATTGAAGTGGGCGAAGTTCTCTATCATAGTTCTCAACCATGGCCTG TCGGTCCAAATAGCATGCCATGCCAGTTGATGGTGGGATTCTTCGCGTATGCCAAATCATTCAAAATACGTGTCGACAAGGAGGAGCTAGAAG ATGCTCAATGGCACAGTAGGGAAGACGTGAAGAAAGCATTGACTTTTGCTGAGTATGAGAAAGCTCAGAGGACAAATGCAGTCAAAGTAGACCAAATGTGCAAGGGTGTAGAGAAAGGGCAGAACTTATCCTCCGATTTCAATGTGGAAAGCGGAGAGCTAGCACAGATGTTCATACCTGGACCCTTTGCTATCGCCCACCACCTGATCTCTTCGTGGGTCAATCAGGTCACACCGGACAGCATTGAATCACCGTCGAAACAATCCACTTCCACATCCAGCTTGTAG
- the LOC131223226 gene encoding uncharacterized protein LOC131223226 isoform X2 — protein MSYLECDVCELSSLGGLSSINLSNCYLDSTKTKCGRLEASYGMRRAWIRQKAVRFAGLLQLRRSADSLTVSCGPSSETVKNLGDDLEEKKSISSTGHVIPNSLQVESLLTQICDTSTIAEFELKLGGFRLYVTRDLKGKSEPLLPPSPPPINTNVAVETPDLNGSVTTPSLALSKPKPSIGGIQRLLETATDEGLVILQSPKVGYFRRSRTIKGKRAPPPCKEKQAVKEGQVLCYIEQLGGEIPIESDVSGEVIKILRDDGEPVGYGDALIAILPSFPGIKKLQ, from the exons GTAGCCTAGGAGGGCTTTCTTCTATCAATTTGTCTAACTGCTACTTGGATTCCACTAAAACCAAATGCGGTAGACTAGAAGCATCGTATGGGATGAGAAGAGCTTGGATAAGGCAGAAAGCAGTACGGTTTGCAGGTTTACTGCAATTGCGGAGATCTGCAGATTCATTAACTGTAAGCTGCGGTCCATCTTCTGAAA CTGTGAAAAATTTAGGGGATGATTTGGAAGAAAAGAAATCCATCAGTTCAACGGGTCATGTCATTCCAAATTCATTACAG GTGGAATCTTTGCTCACACAAATCTGTGATACATCTACTATAGCAGAGTTCGAACTAAAA CTTGGTGGCTTTCGGCTATATGTCACAAGGGATTTGAAGGGGAAAAGTGAACCGCTACTTCCTCCCAGTCCCCCTCCAATCAATACAAATGTTGCTGTTGAGACTCCTGATTTGAACGGATCAGTCACTACCCCGTCCTTAGCACTCTCTAAGCCAAAACCTTCTATAGGCGGAATCCAGAGGTTGCTTGAGACAGCTACAGATGAAGGGTTGGTGATACTTCAGTCCCCAAAG GTGGGCTATTTTAGAAGATCTCGGACTATAAAAGGGAAGCGGGCACCTCCACCATGTAAAGAG AAGCAAGCAGTGAAGGAAGGACAAGTACTTTGTTACATTGAACAGCTTGGCGGCGAGATTCCGATTGAG TCAGATGTATCAGGGGAGGTAATCAAGATATTAAGAGATGATGGCG AACCTGTCGGGTATGGAGATGCTCTTATTGCCATACTGCCATCTTTCCCGGGGATTAAGAAGCTTCAGTAG
- the LOC131223226 gene encoding uncharacterized protein LOC131223226 isoform X3, with protein MAASSLGGLSSINLSNCYLDSTKTKCGRLEASYGMRRAWIRQKAVRFAGLLQLRRSADSLTVSCGPSSETAVKNLGDDLEEKKSISSTGHVIPNSLQVESLLTQICDTSTIAEFELKLGGFRLYVTRDLKGKSEPLLPPSPPPINTNVAVETPDLNGSVTTPSLALSKPKPSIGGIQRLLETATDEGLVILQSPKVGYFRRSRTIKGKRAPPPCKEKQAVKEGQVLCYIEQLGGEIPIESDVSGEVIKILRDDGEPVGYGDALIAILPSFPGIKKLQ; from the exons GTAGCCTAGGAGGGCTTTCTTCTATCAATTTGTCTAACTGCTACTTGGATTCCACTAAAACCAAATGCGGTAGACTAGAAGCATCGTATGGGATGAGAAGAGCTTGGATAAGGCAGAAAGCAGTACGGTTTGCAGGTTTACTGCAATTGCGGAGATCTGCAGATTCATTAACTGTAAGCTGCGGTCCATCTTCTGAAA CAGCTGTGAAAAATTTAGGGGATGATTTGGAAGAAAAGAAATCCATCAGTTCAACGGGTCATGTCATTCCAAATTCATTACAG GTGGAATCTTTGCTCACACAAATCTGTGATACATCTACTATAGCAGAGTTCGAACTAAAA CTTGGTGGCTTTCGGCTATATGTCACAAGGGATTTGAAGGGGAAAAGTGAACCGCTACTTCCTCCCAGTCCCCCTCCAATCAATACAAATGTTGCTGTTGAGACTCCTGATTTGAACGGATCAGTCACTACCCCGTCCTTAGCACTCTCTAAGCCAAAACCTTCTATAGGCGGAATCCAGAGGTTGCTTGAGACAGCTACAGATGAAGGGTTGGTGATACTTCAGTCCCCAAAG GTGGGCTATTTTAGAAGATCTCGGACTATAAAAGGGAAGCGGGCACCTCCACCATGTAAAGAG AAGCAAGCAGTGAAGGAAGGACAAGTACTTTGTTACATTGAACAGCTTGGCGGCGAGATTCCGATTGAG TCAGATGTATCAGGGGAGGTAATCAAGATATTAAGAGATGATGGCG AACCTGTCGGGTATGGAGATGCTCTTATTGCCATACTGCCATCTTTCCCGGGGATTAAGAAGCTTCAGTAG
- the LOC131223226 gene encoding uncharacterized protein LOC131223226 isoform X1 codes for MSYLECDVCELSSLGGLSSINLSNCYLDSTKTKCGRLEASYGMRRAWIRQKAVRFAGLLQLRRSADSLTVSCGPSSETAVKNLGDDLEEKKSISSTGHVIPNSLQVESLLTQICDTSTIAEFELKLGGFRLYVTRDLKGKSEPLLPPSPPPINTNVAVETPDLNGSVTTPSLALSKPKPSIGGIQRLLETATDEGLVILQSPKVGYFRRSRTIKGKRAPPPCKEKQAVKEGQVLCYIEQLGGEIPIESDVSGEVIKILRDDGEPVGYGDALIAILPSFPGIKKLQ; via the exons GTAGCCTAGGAGGGCTTTCTTCTATCAATTTGTCTAACTGCTACTTGGATTCCACTAAAACCAAATGCGGTAGACTAGAAGCATCGTATGGGATGAGAAGAGCTTGGATAAGGCAGAAAGCAGTACGGTTTGCAGGTTTACTGCAATTGCGGAGATCTGCAGATTCATTAACTGTAAGCTGCGGTCCATCTTCTGAAA CAGCTGTGAAAAATTTAGGGGATGATTTGGAAGAAAAGAAATCCATCAGTTCAACGGGTCATGTCATTCCAAATTCATTACAG GTGGAATCTTTGCTCACACAAATCTGTGATACATCTACTATAGCAGAGTTCGAACTAAAA CTTGGTGGCTTTCGGCTATATGTCACAAGGGATTTGAAGGGGAAAAGTGAACCGCTACTTCCTCCCAGTCCCCCTCCAATCAATACAAATGTTGCTGTTGAGACTCCTGATTTGAACGGATCAGTCACTACCCCGTCCTTAGCACTCTCTAAGCCAAAACCTTCTATAGGCGGAATCCAGAGGTTGCTTGAGACAGCTACAGATGAAGGGTTGGTGATACTTCAGTCCCCAAAG GTGGGCTATTTTAGAAGATCTCGGACTATAAAAGGGAAGCGGGCACCTCCACCATGTAAAGAG AAGCAAGCAGTGAAGGAAGGACAAGTACTTTGTTACATTGAACAGCTTGGCGGCGAGATTCCGATTGAG TCAGATGTATCAGGGGAGGTAATCAAGATATTAAGAGATGATGGCG AACCTGTCGGGTATGGAGATGCTCTTATTGCCATACTGCCATCTTTCCCGGGGATTAAGAAGCTTCAGTAG